The Capsicum annuum cultivar UCD-10X-F1 chromosome 1, UCD10Xv1.1, whole genome shotgun sequence sequence TTGGGCCTCAACAACTGCAACAGCTCAGCAGTATATTGTGTCCACCATCAGGGAACATGTTAAAACTTTTACTCTGGAACGAATCTTAACTTCCCTTATAACAGTGTTGCTACCCACAAGGAGGATGAGaacacttaggggtcgtttggttgggaaaggGTTATCCCAGGATAATTAATCCCGGGTTAGTTATTCCGGGACtagttatcccaccatgtatatgggataacttatcccatcactatggtataaatggtgAGATAAAGAGTCCcggtactaactaatacctcacaccaaacatgggataaaataatcctttATTTTATCCCGAGAGTATATattccttatacctcacaccaaacgaccccttacttTAATATCAACTATCTTAGACGTTATAGCAATACTTAAATATCTCGCCCTAAGTTTGGTGGTAAGGCAGTGGGTTAGGATACATATCCACAAAAAGTACAGAAATGTTGATTTTAAGTGAGGTAGAACATTTGAAGTTCCGGAAAATAGAGATAAGAAGGATATCCATGAGAGCGTAAATGTGTCGATTATCACATTATTTCGATGTAGTTACTAGTCCTTCCGAAAAATAGAGATAAGGAGGATATCCATGagagctaagttgctcggactcttcaaaaatgtctacgggtgcgtgtcggatcctccaaaaatagtgtatctgtgaaggatccgacacgggtgcggcaacatttttggagagtcctaGCAACTTAGCATGAGAGCATAAATGTGTGTCGATTATCACATTATTTCGATGTTGTTACTAGTCCTTTATTGTAAGGCTCTACATTGCTTTTCTTACTATTTACACTTTACCCGAGGGTCTTTCGGGAACAGTCTCTGTACCTGCAtggggtaggggtaaggtctgcgtacactctaccttccccaaaccccacttgtgtGATTTCACTGGGtaagttattgttgttgttattatttgtatttaaatGCAATGCTTTATTGTGCTATTTATTTAAGCTGCCTAATTTTATGAACTCAGAAACATCGGGTCATTGGAATTATGAAGTTCTTGATAATTAAAACTCTGTTATGCTGTTGACACTACGTAGATGATCTTCAGCTCAAGTTGTATTAAATCATTGTTCTttctgattctttttttttttcgattgGGGAGATggagtttacttctcagttttctTCATACGAGCACCGACAAACAGAGATATTCagacatatatatacatgtatgtttGTATAGATATCTACACACACATATGGATGTATATATGTTTGTGCAAGTTGTAAAGTGATGATCAAAAGTTGTAAGTTACCCTTTCGTTTACATGCTGAGCTATTTCTTATCAATTTACTGCTTGCATTGTTAAGAATGCTCCTCTCACTTTACTTCACCGTTTATCATTTCAAGTTTAACTTAGTAGGCAGGTACCTTGAAGTTGATCTGTGATTTTCTGTTCTCTCTTATTATTAAGAAAACGGGATAGTTTGTTACCCTTTCCTTTCAAATCCAAAATTTTATGTCTGGTGATTAAAAACAAAGAGTTGCTCAACCTTATATTTTGGTTCCTGGTTTACCCATGGTAAAAGATAACCTAGATCCTTGAAAAGGCATAATGATAGAATAAGTTGACGAAGGTTTACTGTTTTCGTTGCACCTGTAGTACAATTAATCATTGATTTTGGCCTCAACAACTGCAACAGCTCAGCGGGATATTATCTCCATCATCAGGGAACATGTTAAAACTTTTACTTTGGAACAAACCTTAACGTCCCTTATAACATGTTGTTACATAAGGAGGATGAGAACACTTATTTTAATATCAATATCTTAGACATGCTAACAATACTTTACTATCTCCCCCTAAGCTTGGTGGTGAAGCAGTGGGTCAGGATGTATGtatccattaaaaaaaaaaaagaaatgttgATTTCAATTGAGGTAGAACTACATTTGGAAGTTCCATAAAATAGAGATAAGGTGGTTATCCATGAGAGCTTAAATGACtccattttttttcaagaatcatTTTTTGAAGTGCATTTCTAGAATCTTAGGCTTAAATAAAACAATATTTACTGAAAATTGCTTTCTGGTTTCATAACCATCTACGACTTTCTGCTATTGCTTACAGTTGGAGGCTGTTGTTTAAGCTGAAAAGCAAGCTGCAAAGGACTTGCTACGtgaaaagaagaaagatagaGCCCTTTtaggattaaaaaggaaaaaagtgcaAGAAGAATTATTAAAGCAAGTTGATGTCTGGCTCATAAATGTTGAGCAGCAAGTAAGCAATTCCTGTTAAATACTGTTCCTTACTCTGTCACAACTTGGTactctttcttttaaaaaattcatttgcTTTCTGATTCATCTTACAAATTTGTTTAGTTGGCAAATATAGATCTAACAAGCAAGCAAAAGGCTGTGTTCGAGAGTTTGAAGTCTGGAAATAATGCAATTAAAGCAATACAAAGTGAGATCAACCTAGAGGATGTTCAAAAGTTAATGGATGATACAGCAGAGGCAAAAGCTTATCAAGACATAAGCTCTTTCACAATATATGGTTCTTTTTAGTCTTGTGGGATCTAGGAAATTCATTCATACGCGTAGGTTATAGTATATGCTCATGCTCATGGTAAAAGATAAAACAAGAAATAAGAAACTTCTGCTTGAAATATTCAGGCTCTACTTTGGGGAAATGTTGCACTCCAGGAAAGTTCAGTACACTTTAAGTACGAAACTTGAAATGTCAAGGAAATTGTCCATCTGATGTCATATCTGCATATCATGAAATTCTGTTTCATTTCGAACATCAGAAATGTCTTGTCTTGATTGAAATGGCATAATGGTAGTATGAGGAAATGATCTTACTTGCTCTATAACTTTTTAAAAGATGTTACTTGCCATATATAGTAGCCAATCAACTATTGCCCTGTTCTTTGCGTTTTATGTTCATAatagatttattttttgtgaatgTTACATAAGGGAAAGGACACTGGGAAGATAACTTGGATAATTTGCTCCTTCGGTGCAATATATGTGAAGCAAATTTCCATTTTCTGATGTAAATCCCATTCCTCTATCGTATCTTCCCTATTCCCATTGAACTTTCTTTTCCAAACTGTATTGTTGCCTTCATTATGCTCATACCAATGCACCTGTTCCACAAAAGGTCTAGGTACTTCAAATTGTTTGTTGACATGAACATCTGTGGTAAAACCTCTGGAATTGTTTCAATCTTGAACCTTGGACATATGCGATTGTCTGAATCAGAATTCTTTAGGAAGAATATCTTTTATCTCATGTTAGCATACTCCAGTCCCCTTACGATACTTCTCTTAGCGGGTTAATCATACACTTCAAACGTATCTAGCGATTCCCATGGCATCATTGAGAATCAGCAATACACTAATGCCCTCGTTGTCTACATTGGGAACTTGATTAAGGAGCAGaccttttatttacatattttctaGAATCTGAAACGAACTTTTTATTGCATGTTCTCTTAATTCTGGTTAGGTCCAAGGAGTTGTTCTCAATCTGAGTCATTTGCATTTACTACCTAACCTTGTGCATAACTTTTGCATGATCTCATTGTTACTGGTAAGGTACCGAGTTCTCAATCAGAGTCATTCACACACTTACAACCTAACCATGTGGAtgacctttttctttttctttctttgatacATAACTAGTTTGATGCTGTATCtgcataaaattcataattttgatAGGTGAAGGCTCACGATTCATGCACTTTGGTCTCACTAGGTGCAATGGATGAAGTTCATAATTTTCTGTGACGCTTTTTactgataaaaagaaaaagaaaatcatatGGCGCTTTTATTGTTAATGGGTTGGTTATTGAAGGTGGACATTTTCGTTCCTACACTTAAGTTTCATTTTGCTTTTTCCACCTGAATATTGTgtgttcttctttcttttctaaaTTTACAATACTCAGTATGAGTGACAGAAAAATTCTATTTCATATGTTGCTAGTGATGCTTATTTCCTTATAGTCAATAACCAGTGCTATCTTCAAAGATATCAGCTTACTGCAAAGAACTCCTTTTCCAAACTTTCTTCTTTTGGCTGCTTTACTGCTATTTCCATTTTGCAGGAAATCAATGCAATTCTTGGAGAGAAGCTACCTGcagaagatgaagaggaagttttaGCAGAATTTGAGAATCTGGAATCTCAGGTCTGTTGGCTTTTAGTGCAAGCAATTTCTGTTAAAAAgctcttgtttattttttttccccagcacttctttaatattataaaatatttgtttccCAACTCCTGTAAACTAGTAGTATATCACACAGTAGAGAACCTACAAAAAGATATGACTATCTACAAAAGACTTCAATCTTCAATACCAATAGGAACCTCATGGATGCACCAAAAAGACATTAAAAATTGGAGGTTCTTCCTCAAATCTTCAAATGTACAAAGTTATTCTCTATCCAAatatatctctttcttttcatcTAACCTACTTGTGCAAGCAGGTGTTCTGTAAAAGCAGAATGAATAGTTCCTAGTTCATAGTGTCTGCCTGTCTGGCATTGTCCTTTGTGTCCCAAACCATCTCAAAACCTCTCACCACAAGTGCATAGCTAGCTGCATGGGCGAAGTTAGGTTCAAGCAAGGGAGTTCAGTTGAATCCCCTTCGTCAATAAATGATGCTACAGATATAGGGGAAAAAACAATTTTTGTGTGGTATATTAAGTGTGAATCTCTTTTGACATAAGGGAAGATTCTAATATGGTGTCAAAAAGGGACTCGTAAATTTCCTAGGTCATAGGTTCTAATCCGAGGTGTAGTATTctagtttcctttctttttttgaatCCCGTTGTATGTATTTGTGGCACTGGCTAGCTGTTTATGCAAAAGGAGGTCATCTGAGTATCACATGGGATGCAATTCACTAGGACTGAGTATCTAACTGTACTACAAAGAATCTGATCCACTTTCTCCCGCTGTCCCCAAAACTTACCTTCCACATTATGAAGTCCAGGAACTCCCGGTCAACGCAACTGTGAGCCTTATGTGGATTAAGCTTGCACAAAGTTCCAACTCTCCCTTGCTTGTCTGGAGTAGACCTTAACATTAGCCACCAATGTCTCATCTTAGATTTGTCTTCCTTTCAGAATGCTTACTGTGAAGTAGATGTTATTTCGTCCAGCACCTCCTTTAGAGTTTAGACTATTCGAAAgcaccttggagttcatcttatAGATGCTTCTCACTGGACTAATAGATCTGTAGTCCTTAATGCTTGTAGCTCCCTCTCTTTTTGCGTGATGATTATGAATGGTGCATTaagcctttttttaaaaaagttcttTGATCTCCTGAAACATAACAATGGTCTCCTTCACCTCTCCTTTGATCATTCTCCATCACTGTTGAAATAAGGCATAGACAAAGCAATCTAGTCCTAGAGGCCTTATCATTTACAAGATTTTGAACCGCCTTCCGTACCTCTTGTTTCCCTATTGTCCTCCCCAGTCACTCTCTTTTCTTTCCCTATTTGGTTGAACTTTAGACTTCTTAACATAAGCCTCCAAGCTACTTTCTCTTGAAATAATCAGTTGTAGCACTCCAACGTTGTATCTCTGTACCTCCTCTTCCTAAAAAATTCACCCTGTACAGTACCCCCGTGTTTATGAAATTTCTCGTCTTTCGCGAAGCTATCCTCTGGAAAGAATTTTGTACTATAGTGCCCTTTTTCTCCAGCCACCTTACCCTAAAAATTGGACTCCAACTGGGTTCTCTGTGTCCCCCTCCCTCCTAAAATATTCATAATCGCCTCTTACACCTCTACTCCTGAAAACATCCATGCTCTTCACCCTTGTGTCCCCTTTTAGTATCTTCATCTTCTTAATGAGTCGAAATGTCAGTTTTTCTATTACCTCGTGAGTATTTCATCATCCTTAATATTGTTTCTTATATTTTCCAGCTTTAGTTACATTCTTTCGAATTTGGAAGACTCTCATGCTTGTATCTCTGGTTCCGCCTAGAAGGATAGTAAGTGATTCGAGGTCAGCTAGTCAGAATTTGTAGCACATTTAATATGCTCACGGGACTCGAAGAATCTGTCAAGTCTTGAGCTTGGTTCCTCAGCCTTGATCGATTTGAATCTTTCCCGTGTTAATGGGAGGATCAACAAGAAGATAAATATGCTTGGACTCCGAGAAATCCTCTATTGCCCAAGTCACCATCCTCCATCTCATCCTTTCGTATGGAAAGCTTATAGTATTGAAATACACCCTCATAACGCCCAAAGGATTTCACAAGAAGTAATTTTGCATAACAAGTTTCATATGATAACATGATCTaaggtttttctttttcttgtttcaagAGTCGAGCGTTAGAAGTTGCTTGCAAAGCCTTTATGCACATTTGGTGTGAATCATTGTAGGTTGTGGATTGTTTTCCTCCCAAAAAGGCCTAGTAAAGAAAAGGTCCCAAGTGAGAAAACATACAAGTAGAAATTctaggtttgtactctgtagaatTGTTAACCGCTTCAGTATACAAGTAGAACATACAGCCTcttgtagaaatgcaaggtaGGCTGCACACAGTAGACCCTTGTGGTCGGGCCCTTCTCCGGACCCTacacatagcgggagctttagtgtaccgggctgcccttttttcaTTATACTGAAGCGCTACTAGGAATAAGGTATTTATgttgaaacaacctctctaccttcacaaggtaggggTGGGTCTGCATACAGCCGTACACACTACCCTcctgaccccacttgtgggactacactgagtatgttgttgtaagttgaaaattcctttttttttcttttgttcccAATTTTCTTCCAATAATTCTCGGTTGATCATTTTCTATTTCCACTTTCCAGCTGGAACATCATTCCATCTCTACCTGGATTATTGACATTGCCTTGTGGCTAAAATCTTTTGTAGTTGCAAGATCTGCCAGAAGTTCCTTCTGCAGCGCCATCTGTTGAAAATGTGGAAGAGGAATTGGATCTTCCTGATGTACCTACAAAACCTCCAGTCATTGCAGATGCTGTTAATGAGGATGCTCAAGAAACTTCAGCTGGGATTACTGAACGAAAGAAAGGTTTTTCTTTTCTCTTGCTTGTATCTTCTAATACAAGCACGGGCTATGAAGTCTACTGATAATTTTGTTCTGTCCAATTTTTCGCAGTTATGGAGGAACCATTACCTGCATGATCTCATTGCGTCTTGGTTCATAGCGTCAAGCTTGGAGACACTAATAAAGTCCTtttgaaattaaaggatctctAACGTCATGTAACATAGACAGTTCTTGGTCACTTTCTCGCagatttattgtatttttctcttGCGCCTGTACAGATCCTCGTCTTATTTCTAACATCACATTTGGGATATCATATTTTATACAGTGTGTTTTCTGTCATATACACGCTTTCCAGACTATTGATTGCCATAGCTTGCacatttttttggataaaattatttCTTGCTCTTCTTTTCCCACTCAATAAAGGTCTTCTTTTTTCTATGAAAAAAGGGCAAGTTTTGGGTGAGAGGGTGAACACCAAAGAGTACTACTACATTTGGATGTGCTTAGTGTTTCCTGTCAATTTTCTCGGCCGCATGCAAATGGATTAGCATTGGCACTTCAGCTAGCGGTAAACGAAAaacttttttagattttaaggggtcgtttggatAAGAAATAGATTGTACTCCCTGcgttcaatttgtttgtcttagtTTGACTCACCACAAGAGTTTAAAAAACAACAGTGTGATCCTACAGATAACTACCAACAATATATACCATTTGGCTGTTTAGTTTACCAAAAAAAGTATTGATCCTAAAGATAGTtaccaataatatatatataatttggccGTCTagttactaatatatatattattcccTAGTTTACCAAATATGGTCGGTGTATATACTCGGTTGTATATGGTATACAATGTGTACACGTATGAATAGACATGTATATTAGTATAAAGTATACACTTACTATATACGCTAACTATCTATTTTGTAGACTAGATGACCCAAAATATTGCCTGTATTTTTCTCTTAAAGATGTGTATTAATGt is a genomic window containing:
- the LOC107861253 gene encoding vacuolar protein sorting-associated protein 20 homolog 2, with amino-acid sequence MGNIFVKKPKITEVDKAILSLKTQRRKLAQYQQQCCECRFPRRQWREARRGEPMSPSAFVAMPPSKAEKQAAKDLLREKKKDRALLGLKRKKVQEELLKQVDVWLINVEQQLANIDLTSKQKAVFESLKSGNNAIKAIQSEINLEDVQKLMDDTAEAKAYQDISSFTIYGSF
- the LOC107847277 gene encoding vacuolar protein sorting-associated protein 20 homolog 1; translated protein: MALLLLMGWLLKEINAILGEKLPAEDEEEVLAEFENLESQLQDLPEVPSAAPSVENVEEELDLPDVPTKPPVIADAVNEDAQETSAGITERKKVMEEPLPA